The window CACTTCGCCGAGGGCGACGGCCCCGAGGGCTACGAAGGCGGCCCCGTGCTGCTGGAGACCACCCTCGGCCGCGCGCTGTTCAACGAGGCGCTGCCGGACGACTACCCGTACATGCAGCAGGTCGCCGACAAGGGCGCCATCTCGGCGATCGTCAACGACCTCGCCGAGCGGTACCCGAAGGTGGAGGTCGCCGCGTCGCTCGACCGCATCAAGGACGCGGGCTTCTACTGGGCCACGCGCTCCGGTGTGACCGTCGCGCTCTCCGACATCCTGACCCCTCCCACCAAGCGGGAGATCGTCCAGGGCTACGAGAAGCAGGCCGCCAAGGTGCAGGCGCAGTTCGAGAAGGGTCTGACCACCGACCTCGAGCGTCGCCAGGAGCTCATCCAGATCTGGACGAAGGCCACCGACGAGGTCGCCGCAGCCATGCGCGCGAACTTCCCGGTCGACAACACGATCAACCGCATGGTCACCTCGGGTGCTCGTGGTAACTGGCTGCAGGTGCGCAACATCGCCGGCATGCGAGGCCTCGTGAACAACCCGAAGGGTGAGATCATCCCTCGCCCGATCATCTCCTCGTACCGCGAGGGGCTGTCGGTGGCGGAGTACTTCATCGCGACCCACGGTGCTCGTAAGGGCCTGGCCGACACGGCTCTCCGTACGGCCGACTCGGGCTACCTGACGCGTCGACTCGTCGACGTGTCGCAGGACGTCATCATCCGCGAGCCCGACTGCGGCACCAACCGCGGGCTCGACCTGCCGATCGCGAACGAGGGCGCCGACGGCGTCTGGACCCGCGACGACAACGTCGAGAACTCGGTCTACGCCCGCTCGCTGGCCGCTGACGCGGTGAACGAGAAGGGCGAGGTCGTGGCCTCGGCCGGAGACGACGTCGGAGACGTGCTGATCGACAAGCTGGTCGCCGCGGGCGTGCGCAACATCAAGGTGCGCTCCGTGCTGACCTGCGAGTCGGCCGTCGGTGTCTGCGCGGCCTGCTACGGCCGTTCGCTCGCCACGGGCAAGCTCGTCGACATCGGCGAGGCCGTCGGCATCATCGCGGCCCAGTCGATCGGTGAGCCCGGCACCCAGCTCACGATGCGCACCTTCCACACCGGTGGTTCGGCCTCGGCCGACGACATCACGCAGGGTCTGCCCCGCGTGCAGGAGCTCTTCGAGGCCCGTACCCCCAAGGGTGCGTCGCCCATCGTCGAGGCCGCCGGCCGCGTCACGATCGAAGACACCGACCGCAGCCGCAAGGTGATCCTCACGCCCGACAACGGCGACGAGCCGATCGCCTACCCGGTGCTGAAGCGCGCGACCCTCCTCATCGAGGACGGGCAGCACGTGGAGCTCGGTCAGCAGCTCATCGTCGGCGCCGTCGACCCGAAGGAAGTCCTTCGCGTCAAGGGTGTCCGCGAGGTGCAGAAGCACCTCGTGGGCGGTGTGCAGGGCGTCTACCGCTCGCAGGGTGTGCCGATCCACGACAAGCACATCGAGGTCATCGTGCGCCAGATGCTGCGCAAGGTCACCGTCGTCGAGCACAGCGACACCGACCTGCTCCCCGGCGAGCTCGTCGACCGGTCGCGCTACACCGAGGTGAACCGCGCCGCGGTCGCCGAGGGCAAGCGTCCGGCCTCGGCCCGTCAGGAGGTCATGGGTATCACCAAGGCGTCGCTGGCGACCGAGTCGTGGCTGTCGGCCGCGTCGTTCCAGGAGACCACGCGTGTTCTCACGCAGGCCGCCATGGAGGGCAAGTCCGACCCGCTGGTGGGCCTGAAGGAGAACGTGATCATCGGAAAGCTGATCCCGGCCGGAACCGGTCTCCAGCGCTACCGCAACGTCACCGTCGAGGCGACCGAAGAGGCCAAGGCCGAGCGCTACCCGAACCGCATCTTCACGGATGACTCGGTGTTCTCGGAGGCCGACCTCTCGTTCGTCGACTTCGACAGCTTCTCGAGCGACGACTACACGCCGGGCACCTACAACTAAGGTCCCGACGAACGCCGAAGGGCCCCTCACCATCCGTGGTGGGGGGCCCTTCGCGTTCCCGTCGTCGGAGCGGCGCGGCGCGGCGCGGTGCGGAGCGGAGGCGGCTCAGGCGAGCTGCGCGAGCACCTGGTTCGCGACGATCCGGCCGGCGCGGTTGGCACCGATCGTGGAGGCCTGGGGGCCGTAGCCGGCGAGGAAGATCCGCGGGTCGCGCAGCACGCGGCCCTTCTCGACCGCGATGCCGCCCCCGTGCTCCCTGAGGTGCAGGGGAGCGAGGTGCCCGAGCTCGGCCCGGAACCCCGTCGCCCAGACGATGTCGTCGGCCGGCTCGAACGATCCGTCGGCGAAGCGCACCCCCTCGGGCTCGATCGAGGTGAACATCGGATGCGCGACCAGCACCCCGCGCTCCACCGCCGCCTTCACGGCCGGCGTGGCCACCAGCCCCGTGCCGCTGACGATGCTCGGCAGCGCCCGGCCCTCCCGCGCGGCCCGATCCTGGACGGCGACCGCCGCCGCCCCGGCCTCCGCCGCCAGCCCGTCGCCCTCGACGAACTCCGGCGGCCGCCGTGTCACCCACGTCGTTGCCTCGGCCACGCCCTCCAGCTCGAGCAGGATGTTCGTGGCCGACGTGCCGCCGCCCACGACGACCACCCGGCGCCCGCGGAAGTCTTCGGCGCTGCGATAGTCGACCGTGGTCCACTGACGCCCCAGGAAGGCCTCCTCGCCCCGCACGTGGGGCTTGAAGGGGCTCCCCCAGGTGCCGCCCGCATTCACGACGACCTCGGCGGTCAGCGAGCCGTGGTCGGTGTCCAGGCGGAGCAGGGGCTCCTCGTCGCGCACGGCGGACACGGTCACGGGGCGCCGCACCTGCAGCCCGTAGGCGTCCTCGTAGCGGCGGTAGTACTCGGTGACGACGTCGCGGGCGGCCCGGCTGCGGTCGGCCGTGTCGAAGCTCAGTCCGAGCTCGGCCATGCCGGGCAGGTCGTTCACGCGGTGCGCCGAGCCGAGCCGCAGGGCCTCCCAGCGGTGCTGCCAGGCCCCGCCCGCATCCGGGCCCCGGTCGAGCACGAGGAAGCCCTCACCGGCCACGAGCCCGCGACGCTGCAGGTGGTGGGCGACCGACAGCCCGGCCTGACCGGCGCCGATCACGGCGACGCGGGTGCGGGCGGGCAGCGGGAGGGTCATCTGCACTGGAACAGCGAACGCGCCCGATCCCTTCCCTCGCAAGGCCCTGGCGCGGGTTTAGAGTGACGCCATGAGCACCGACGATCGTCAGGACCAGCTGCCCGAGTTCCCGGGCTGGCAGGCCCCCGGCGCCGACGACGCATCGGCTGACGGAGCCGCCGCCGACGAGGTCCCCGCCGCGCAGCCGGCGCCGCCGCTGCCCGTCGCCGAGCCGGCCTCCGCGCCGGCCGCCGAGAGCGCCCCGCGTCCCGTCGAGATCCCGGAGCCCATCGAGATGCCGACGGCCGAGCATCCCGAGCCCGTGCCTGCCGCTGAGCCCGTGCCCGCCGCTGAGCCCGTGCTCGCCGCCGAGCCGGCGCGCGACCCCGAGCCCATCGCCGAACCCGAGACCGTCGCCGAGCACGCCCCCGTCGCCGCGCAGGCCACCGCGGCCTACGACCGCCAGCCCATCGGCGGCCCGTACGTCACGGCCTCCGAGCCCGAGCCGGCCCCGGCCCGCGAGCAGCAGTCCGTCCAGGATGCTCCGACCGACCGCACCCCGTACCCCGCCGCCGCGTTCGCGCCGGCTGCCGCGACGACCGCCGCCGTGCAGGGCGGCTCCGCTCCGGCGCCCGTCTCCGAGAACCCCCCGCCCTACCAGCCCGTCCCCCAGCCGGTGCAGGCGCCCCGCCCGCCGGAGCCCAAGGGCAACCGCGGCGCGGGCAGCCTGATCGCCCTGCTCGGCACGGCCGTGTTCGCCCTGCTGTTCGCCGCGGTGTCGTTCTTCGTGATCGGCGCGAACCTCACGGGGGAGGCGGCGATCACCGCGTTCCTCGACTTCCTGCGCAGCGCCGCGTTCATCGTGCCGGTCGTCGCGTTCGCGTTGTCGCTCATCCTGATCGTGCTGATCGTGAACCGCGCGGGCTGGTGGGCGTACGTGCTCGGCGGCTTCCTCGTCGCCGTGCTGGTCTACTTCGCCGGCATCGCGGGAGCCCTGGTGCACGTACGGGCCTGGGAGTGGCAGCCGCAGGAGCAGTACGACTTCGTGCGCTCGCTCACCATGGATCCGCTCACCCTCGGCGGTGCGATCGTCGCCCGCGAGGTGTCCATCTGGACGGGAGCGCTGATCGCGCTCCGCGGCCGGCGCCTCAAGGCCCGCAATGCGGCGGCCCGCGAGGAGTGGGACCGCGCGCAGGCGGAGGAACGCGCATCCGCCGACCGCATCGACCAGACGCCGGGCGAGGCCCCCGCTCCCATCACGACCTGGTAGGATCCCTAGGTCCGCGTTGCCGGTCGTCGAGCTCAGGTTCGGCGGCATTTGACCCGTCAGGGTCAAGAGGCTAGAATTTTCCGGGTGTGTGCATACTTGCATGCCCAGATTTTCGAGCGAAGCAGGGCTGAGATGCCCCCACTGCTCTTCCAACCAGCGATACCAGAGCCATTTCGTACCGCCGGTGGATCAAGACGAACCCGACACACCAGTACTGGTGCGTGCAGGGGCGTGAACGAACGGGTGCGGGAGTCCGTGCCCGACACCCAGTGAGAACTGACACCGAGCGTTACGAATACAAGGAGTAAGTAGTGCCAACCATTCAGCAGTTGGTCCGCAAGGGTCGCACCCCGAAGGTCACCAAGACCAAGGCGCCCGCCCTCAAGGCCAACCCCCAGCAGCGCGGCGTGTGCACCCGTGTGTACACCACCACCCCCAAGAAGCCGAACTCCGCGCTTCGCAAGGTCGCCCGCGTCAAGCTGTCGAACGGCACCGAGGTCACCGCTTACATCCCCGGTGAGGGCCACAACCTGC of the Herbiconiux flava genome contains:
- a CDS encoding DNA-directed RNA polymerase subunit beta' codes for the protein MLDVTTFDELRIGLATADDIRKWSHGEVKKPETINYRTLKPEKDGLFGEQIFGPSRDWECSCGKYKRVRFKGIVCERCGVEVTKSSVRRERMGHIELAAPVTHIWYFKGVPSRLGYLLDMAPKDLEKVIYFAAYMIISVDEDGRHDDMPGLENELRLEIKTLSDQRDARIADRLQRLETDLAELENEGAKADQKRRTKDGAEKEMSQTRKAYDDQIAQLERVWEDFRNLKVGELKPEDAIFHELQDRYGMYFEAYMGAEAIKKRLEAFDLETEGENLRLQIAEGKGQKKIRAIKRLRVVSSFLATGNSPAAMVLDVVPVIPPELRPMVQLDGGRFATSDLNDLYRRVINRNNRLRRLLDLGAPEIIVNNEKRMLQEAVDALFDNGRRGRPVTGTGNRALKSLSDMLKGKQGRFRQNLLGKRVDYSGRSVIIVGPQLKLHQCGLPKQMALELFKPFVIKRLIDLSHAQNIKAAKRMVERSRPQVWDVLEEIIRERPVLLNRAPTLHRLGIQAFEPQLVEGKAIQLHPLVCAAFNADFDGDQMAVHLPLSVEAQAEARILMLASNNILKPSDGRPVTLPTQDMIIGLHHLTTVKEGAIGEGRAFSGVSEAILAKDQGSLDLNAVVKIRMHDVHFAEGDGPEGYEGGPVLLETTLGRALFNEALPDDYPYMQQVADKGAISAIVNDLAERYPKVEVAASLDRIKDAGFYWATRSGVTVALSDILTPPTKREIVQGYEKQAAKVQAQFEKGLTTDLERRQELIQIWTKATDEVAAAMRANFPVDNTINRMVTSGARGNWLQVRNIAGMRGLVNNPKGEIIPRPIISSYREGLSVAEYFIATHGARKGLADTALRTADSGYLTRRLVDVSQDVIIREPDCGTNRGLDLPIANEGADGVWTRDDNVENSVYARSLAADAVNEKGEVVASAGDDVGDVLIDKLVAAGVRNIKVRSVLTCESAVGVCAACYGRSLATGKLVDIGEAVGIIAAQSIGEPGTQLTMRTFHTGGSASADDITQGLPRVQELFEARTPKGASPIVEAAGRVTIEDTDRSRKVILTPDNGDEPIAYPVLKRATLLIEDGQHVELGQQLIVGAVDPKEVLRVKGVREVQKHLVGGVQGVYRSQGVPIHDKHIEVIVRQMLRKVTVVEHSDTDLLPGELVDRSRYTEVNRAAVAEGKRPASARQEVMGITKASLATESWLSAASFQETTRVLTQAAMEGKSDPLVGLKENVIIGKLIPAGTGLQRYRNVTVEATEEAKAERYPNRIFTDDSVFSEADLSFVDFDSFSSDDYTPGTYN
- a CDS encoding NAD(P)-binding domain-containing protein, producing the protein MTLPLPARTRVAVIGAGQAGLSVAHHLQRRGLVAGEGFLVLDRGPDAGGAWQHRWEALRLGSAHRVNDLPGMAELGLSFDTADRSRAARDVVTEYYRRYEDAYGLQVRRPVTVSAVRDEEPLLRLDTDHGSLTAEVVVNAGGTWGSPFKPHVRGEEAFLGRQWTTVDYRSAEDFRGRRVVVVGGGTSATNILLELEGVAEATTWVTRRPPEFVEGDGLAAEAGAAAVAVQDRAAREGRALPSIVSGTGLVATPAVKAAVERGVLVAHPMFTSIEPEGVRFADGSFEPADDIVWATGFRAELGHLAPLHLREHGGGIAVEKGRVLRDPRIFLAGYGPQASTIGANRAGRIVANQVLAQLA
- the rpsL gene encoding 30S ribosomal protein S12; this encodes MPTIQQLVRKGRTPKVTKTKAPALKANPQQRGVCTRVYTTTPKKPNSALRKVARVKLSNGTEVTAYIPGEGHNLQEHSMVLVRGGRVKDLPGVRYKIVRGALDTQAVKNRKQARSRYGAKMEKK